Genomic DNA from Gloeocapsa sp. DLM2.Bin57:
GAAGCGTTGACCTCCTTGTTGGGCTTTTCCGCCTAGGGGTTGTTGAGTTACGAGTGAGTATGGTCCTGTGGAGCGGGCGTGTATTTTATCATCTACCAGGTGAACTAGTTTGAGCATATAGGCTTTACCTACGGTCACTGGGCGATCAAAAGCTTCTCCTGTGCGACCATCATGTACTTCTATTCTGCCTGGGTGTGCTGGATTATAAATCCAATTTTTGCCTCTTTTCTGAGCGCCTTCTTCCAGGAGACCATTTACGGTGTTACGTGATGCTTCTTGACCGTGCATTTCGTCAAATGGCGTAATCTTAAATCTTACCCCTAGATGTTCTCCTGCCCAACCTAAGAGACACTCAAACACTTGACCCACGTTCATCCTACTTGGTACACCTAAAGGATTGAGGACGATATCTACGGGTGTGCCATCGGGGAGATAGGGCATATCTTCGATGGGCAGGATACGGGAGATAATCCCTTTATTGCCGTGACGTCCTGCCATTTTATCTCCTACTTGGATTTTACGTTTTTGAGCTACGTAAACCCTTACTACCATATTAGCTCCCGGGGGTAGTTCATCGCCTTTTTCTCTGGTAAAGACTCTGACATCTACGACACGTCCTTTTTCGCCGTTGGGTACGCGTAGAGAATTATCTCTCACATCTCTGGCTTTTTCGCCAAAGATGGCTCTGAGGAGTTTTTCTTCTGGTGGTTGATCTGATTCTCCTTTGGGGGTTACTTTCCCGACGAGAATATCTCCTGATTCTACCCAAGCACCTTTACGAATGATCCCGTCTTCGTCTAGATTTCTCAGTGCGTCTTCTCCTACGTTAGGTATTTCCCTGGTAATTTCTTCTGGTCCTAATTTGGTTTGACGGGCTTCGATTTCGTGTTTTTCCACGTGGATACTGGTATAGACGTCATCATAAACTAGGCGTTCACTAATTAAGATGGCATCTTCGTAGTTATAACCTTCCCAGGGCATATAAGCTACTAGGATATTTTGTCCTAGGGCTAATTCTGCTCCTTCTGTGGAAGAGCCATCGGCTAGTACTTGTCCTCTACAGACTTCTTCTCCTGGAAATACGAGAGGGCGTTGATTTAAACAGGTATCCTGGTTGGAGCGGTGATATTTTTGCAGTGTATATTCTCTTTCTTCTCCTTCTACTTGGGCTTCTGTCGGACTTACTTTGACTCTGATTCTTTCTGCGTCAACGTAACTTACCACTCCATGGGTTTGGGAGATAATCACCATACCTGAGTCTCTAGCTGCTTGGGCTTCTAAGCCTGTACCCACTAGAGGACGTTCTGGACGTAATAGGGGGACTGCTTGTCGCTGCATGTTAGAACCCATGAGGGCGCGGTTAGCGTCGTCGTGTTCTAGGAAGGGAATGAGGGAGGTTGCTACTGAGACGATTTGTACTGGGGATACGGCGACGTAATCCACTTGTTCGGGGGTAGTGATGGAGAATTCTTGTCGATAGCGTACTGGTACGGTATTAAAGAGAATATTTCCTTCTGTGTCTGTTGGTACGTCTCCTGGTGCTACCCTGAGGTCGTCTTCTTCGTCTGCGGTTAGATACACGGGGGGTTCGTCTTTGCGTACTTTACCGTTTTCGACCCGATAGTAGGGGGTTTCGATAAAGCCGTAGGGATTAATGCGCGCGTAGGTTGCTAGTGAACCGATTAAGCCTGCGTTTGGTCCTTCTGGTGTTTCTACAGGGCAGATGCGTCCATAGTGTGAGGGGTGGATATCTCTGACGGCGAATCCTGCTCTTTCTCGGGTTAATCCTCCAGGTCCTAGGGCTGATATTCTTCTTTTATGGGTCAATTCTGCTAGAGGGTTGGTTTGATCCATAAATTGGGAGAGTTGGGATGAGCCAAAGAATTCTTTGATGGCTGCTACTAGGGGTTTGGGGTTAACTAATGAGGTGGGAGTAAGGGTGTCTGATTCGCTTACGGTCATTCTTTCTTTGATGATTCTTTCTAAGCGACTTAAGCCTACTCTTACCTGATTTTGCAGTAATTCTCCTACGGAACGTACTCTACGATTACCGAGGTGGTCGATATCATCTACGCTACCCATATCGAATTCTAGATTGATTAGGTAGTCGATGACGGCGAGTATGTCGGTTTTGGTAAGGACTCTTTCGGTTTCTGGTACGTTAATACGTAGTTTTTTATTAAGTTTATAGCGTCCTACTTTGCCTATGTCGTAGCGCTTATTGTCGAAGAAACGAGCTTCGAGTAGTTGTTGTCCTCCTGCTACTGTGGGTGGCTCTCCTGGTCTTAGTTTTTTGTATAATTCTATGAGGGCTTGTTCTTCTGTGGGGTTTTCTTCTTTTTCTAAGGTTCTTTGGTAGAATTCGGGGTGACGCAAGGAGTCAAAGATCTCATTATCGCTTAAGCCGATCGCTTTTAGCAGGACTTGGGCTGATAGTTTGCGGGTTTTATCTATTCTCACCCACACTACGCCGTTTTTGTCGGTTTCAAATTTTAGCCAAGCGCCTCGATTGGGTATTAATGAGGCTGAGTAGGTTCTTTTGCCGTTTTTATCTACTTCTGATTTAAAATATACTCCAGGTGAGCGAACTATTTGGTTGACTATTACTCTTTCTGCGCCATTGATGATGAATGTTCCTCTTTCTGTCATCAATGGTAAGTCACCTATAAATACTTCTTGTTCTTTTATTTCTCCTGTTTCTTTGTTTTGTAATCTGGTTGGTACGTACATTTGTACTGCATAGCTACTATCTCGACGTTTGGCTTCATCTACGTCGTATTTAGGTTCTTTAAGTTTATATTCTTTGCCGATAAAATGTAGTTCTAGCTTACCCGTATAATCTCTAATGGGTGAAAAGCTTTCTAGTTCTTCGATTAACCCTTCTTCGAGAAACCAGCGAAAGCTTGAGCGTTGAATTTCGATTAAGTCTAAGAGGAGATTTTGATTGGTATTGCTCATGTTTGTGTGTTTTTATTATAGGTTGTCAACGCTCTTGCCACTCTTATCGAGTCCAAATAGGGCGATCGCGTTGGCTGTGGTTTGACTGGCTAATGTCTCTACTTCTTCTTGGCGTAAGTCGGCTATAAATTCAGC
This window encodes:
- the rpoB gene encoding DNA-directed RNA polymerase subunit beta, with the translated sequence MSNTNQNLLLDLIEIQRSSFRWFLEEGLIEELESFSPIRDYTGKLELHFIGKEYKLKEPKYDVDEAKRRDSSYAVQMYVPTRLQNKETGEIKEQEVFIGDLPLMTERGTFIINGAERVIVNQIVRSPGVYFKSEVDKNGKRTYSASLIPNRGAWLKFETDKNGVVWVRIDKTRKLSAQVLLKAIGLSDNEIFDSLRHPEFYQRTLEKEENPTEEQALIELYKKLRPGEPPTVAGGQQLLEARFFDNKRYDIGKVGRYKLNKKLRINVPETERVLTKTDILAVIDYLINLEFDMGSVDDIDHLGNRRVRSVGELLQNQVRVGLSRLERIIKERMTVSESDTLTPTSLVNPKPLVAAIKEFFGSSQLSQFMDQTNPLAELTHKRRISALGPGGLTRERAGFAVRDIHPSHYGRICPVETPEGPNAGLIGSLATYARINPYGFIETPYYRVENGKVRKDEPPVYLTADEEDDLRVAPGDVPTDTEGNILFNTVPVRYRQEFSITTPEQVDYVAVSPVQIVSVATSLIPFLEHDDANRALMGSNMQRQAVPLLRPERPLVGTGLEAQAARDSGMVIISQTHGVVSYVDAERIRVKVSPTEAQVEGEEREYTLQKYHRSNQDTCLNQRPLVFPGEEVCRGQVLADGSSTEGAELALGQNILVAYMPWEGYNYEDAILISERLVYDDVYTSIHVEKHEIEARQTKLGPEEITREIPNVGEDALRNLDEDGIIRKGAWVESGDILVGKVTPKGESDQPPEEKLLRAIFGEKARDVRDNSLRVPNGEKGRVVDVRVFTREKGDELPPGANMVVRVYVAQKRKIQVGDKMAGRHGNKGIISRILPIEDMPYLPDGTPVDIVLNPLGVPSRMNVGQVFECLLGWAGEHLGVRFKITPFDEMHGQEASRNTVNGLLEEGAQKRGKNWIYNPAHPGRIEVHDGRTGEAFDRPVTVGKAYMLKLVHLVDDKIHARSTGPYSLVTQQPLGGKAQQGGQRFGEMEVWALEAYGAAYILQEILTVKSDDMQGRNEALNAIVKGKPIPRPGTPESFKVLMRELQSLGLDIAVHKVENAEDGSSRDVEVDLMADVRGVRTPSRPTYESYSREDFEESEK